From Fibrobacterota bacterium, the proteins below share one genomic window:
- a CDS encoding NAD(+)/NADH kinase → MSPRKPAIVPPVPEQDPGPIALHDTHITYPKKEVRSIGAVAFSGNMAPALDLLARWAEENPSIQIFTNEYLKPFARQTIRPKPDAFLRTKVDMILSLGGDGTFLSAARLVHGASTPILGVNLGRVGFLADVALDNLHRILDEILRREYSFRRRMLVEVEVFKGNKCLLRDIAMNDVAFTGQMGHQMVDLRVTAQGRFLTDYWVDGLLVSTPTGSTAYSLSAGGPIIHPSADSILLTPMNPTSLSVRPLILPDYMQISVRSNLGRGEEVNMFVDGRNQFKLRPEHTALIRKHKDGVLLVRPKGSSYFESLRSKLGWTGSRHARDGAVTP, encoded by the coding sequence ATGAGCCCGCGCAAGCCGGCGATCGTACCGCCGGTCCCGGAGCAAGATCCGGGTCCCATCGCCTTGCACGATACCCATATTACCTACCCGAAGAAGGAGGTGCGCAGCATCGGCGCGGTGGCTTTCTCCGGGAACATGGCCCCCGCCCTCGATCTGCTGGCCCGTTGGGCCGAAGAGAATCCTTCCATCCAGATCTTCACGAACGAGTACTTGAAGCCCTTCGCCCGGCAAACCATCAGGCCTAAGCCCGACGCCTTCCTGCGCACCAAGGTCGATATGATCCTTTCCCTGGGCGGAGACGGGACGTTCCTCTCGGCGGCGCGCTTGGTCCACGGCGCCTCCACGCCCATCCTGGGCGTCAACCTGGGACGCGTGGGGTTCCTCGCCGACGTCGCCCTCGACAACCTGCACCGCATCCTGGATGAGATCCTCCGCCGCGAATACAGCTTCCGCCGGCGCATGCTGGTGGAGGTCGAAGTCTTCAAGGGCAACAAATGCCTGCTGCGGGACATCGCCATGAACGACGTGGCCTTCACCGGGCAGATGGGCCACCAGATGGTCGATTTGCGCGTCACCGCGCAGGGCCGCTTCCTGACCGATTATTGGGTGGACGGTTTGCTGGTCTCCACGCCCACCGGCTCGACCGCGTATTCCCTCTCTGCCGGAGGCCCCATCATCCATCCTTCCGCCGATTCCATTCTGCTGACGCCCATGAACCCGACCTCGCTTTCCGTGCGGCCGCTCATCCTGCCGGACTACATGCAGATCAGCGTACGCAGCAACCTGGGCCGCGGCGAAGAAGTGAACATGTTCGTGGACGGCCGCAACCAATTCAAGCTGCGCCCCGAGCACACCGCCCTCATACGCAAGCATAAGGATGGAGTGCTCCTGGTCCGCCCCAAGGGCTCGTCCTACTTCGAATCCCTCCGCTCCAAGCTGGGCTGGACGGGTTC